A part of Camelus ferus isolate YT-003-E chromosome 6, BCGSAC_Cfer_1.0, whole genome shotgun sequence genomic DNA contains:
- the SALL2 gene encoding sal-like protein 2, with translation MSRRKQRKPQQLISDCEGPSASENGDASEEDHPQVCAKCCAQFTDPTEFFAHQNACSTEPPVMVIIGGQENPNNSSTSSEPRPEGHNSPQVMEAEHSNPSDSGASVPTDPTWGPERRGEESSGHFLVAATGVGSGHLNIPLILEELRVLQQRQIHQMQMTEQICRQVLLLGSLGQTVGTPSSPSELPGTGTASSTKPLLPLFSPIKPVQTGKTLAPSSTSASSGAETPKQAFFHLYHPLGSQHPFSAGGAGRSHKPTPAPSPALPGNTDQLIASPHLAFPGTTGLLAAQCLGAARGLEAAASPGLLKPKNGSGELGYGEVMGPLEKPGGRHKCRFCAKVFGSDSALQIHLRSHTGERPYKCNVCGNRFTTRGNLKVHFHRHREKYPHVQMNPHPVPEHLDYVITSSGLPYGMSVPPEKAEEEGAMPGGGVERKPLVASTTALSATESLTLLSTGAGTATAPALPAFNKFVLMKAVEPKSKADENTPPGSEGSAITGVAESGPATRMQLSKLVTSLPSWALLTNHFKSTGSFPFPYVLEPLGTSPSETSKLQQLVEKIDRQGAVAAASTASGVPATSAPATSSSASSGPNQCVICLRVLSCPRALRLHYGQHGGERPFKCKVCGRAFSTRGNLRAHFVGHKASPAARAQNSCPICQKKFTNAVTLQQHVRMHLGGQIPNGGTTLPEGGGAAQENGSEQSAVSGAGSFPQQPSQQPSPEEELSEEEEEDEEEEEDVTDEDSLAGRGSESGGEKAISVRGDSEEASGAEDEVGTVAAAATAGKEMDSNEKAIHQPSLPPPPLPPPDSLDQTQPMEQGGSDVAGGAEEGSKLERSSSPASALVLEGEGSSTTLVDELSMQEAMRKEPGESSSRKACEVCGQTFPTQAGLEEHQKAHPKEGPLFTCVFCRQGFLERATLKKHMLLAHHQVQPFAPHGPQNIAALSLVAGCSPSITSPGLPPFPRKDDPTIP, from the exons GTGATGCTAGCGAGGAGGACCACCCCCAAGTCTGTGCCAAGTGCTGCGCACAATTCACTGACCCAACTGAATTCTTCGCCCACCAGAACGCATGTTCTACTGAGCCCCCTGTTATGGTGATAATTGGGGGCCAGGAGAACCCCAACAACTCTTCGACATCTTCTGAACCCCGGCCTGAGGGCCACAATAGTCCCCAGGTCATGGAGGCAGAACACAGCAACCCCTCGGATTCCGGGGCCTCTGTTCCCACAGATCCCACCTGGGGCCCAGAGCGGAGGGGAGAGGAGTCTTCTGGGCACTTTCTTGTCGCTGCCACAG GTGTAGGCAGTGGCCACTTGAACATCCCTCTGATCTTGGAAGAGCTCCGGGTGCTGCAGCAGCGGCAGATCCATCAGATGCAGATGACTGAGCAAATCTGCCGGCAGGTGCTGCTGCTTGGCTCCTTAGGCCAGACGGTGGGCACCCCTTCCAGCCCCTCAGAGTTACCTGGGACAGGGACTGCCTCCTCCACTAAGCCCCTGCTTCCCCTCTTCAGCCCCATCAAGCCTGTCCAGACTGGCAAGACGCTGGCACCTTCCTCTACCTCTGCCTCCTCAGGGGCAGAAACACCCAAGCAGGCTTTCTTCCACCTTTACCATCCACTGGGGTCACAGCACCCTTTTTCTGCTGGAGGGGCTGGGCGAAGCCACAaacccaccccagccccttccccggccctgccaggcaacacagaCCAGCTGATTGCCTCACCTCATCTAGCATTCCCAGGCACCACAGGACTGCTAGCCGCACAGTGTCTGGGGGCAGCCCGGGGCCTCGaggctgctgcctccccagggctcctgAAGCCAAAGAATGGAAGTGGTGAGCTGGGCTATGGGGAAGTGATGGGTCCCTTGGAGAAGCCTGGTGGACGGCACAAATGCCGCTTCTGTGCCAAAGTATTTGGCAGTGACAGCGCCCTGCAGATCCACCTGCGTTCTCACACAGGTGAGAGGCCCTATAAGTGTAACGTCTGCGGCAACCGCTTTACCACGCGCGGCAACCTCAAAGTTCATTTCCACCGGCATCGTGAGAAGTACCCCCATGTGCAGATGAACCCTCACCCGGTGCCAGAGCACCTAGACTACGTCATCACCAGCAGCGGCCTGCCCTACGGTATGTCCGTGCCGCCAGAGAAGGCCGAGGAGGAGGGGGCCATGCCAGGCGGTGGGGTGGAACGCAAGCCTCTGGTGGCCTCCACCACGGCTCTCAGTGCCACAGAGAGCCTGACGCTGCTCTCCACCGGTGCGGGCACGGCCACGGCTCCTGCGCTCCCTGCTTTCAATAAGTTCGTGCTCATGAAAGCGGTAGAGCCAAAGAGTAAAGCTGATGAGAACACCCCACCTGGGAGTGAGGGCTCGGCCATCACTGGGGTGGCAGAAAGTGGCCCAGCCACCCGCATGCAGCTAAGTAAGCTGGTGACTTCGCTTCCCAGCTGGGCACTGCTTACCAACCACTTCAAGTCCACCGGTAGCTTCCCCTTCCCTTATGTGTTGGAGCCCTTGGGGACCTCCCCGTCTGAGACATCGAAGCTGCAGCAGCTGGTAGAAAAGATTGACCGTCAAGGAGCCGTGGCAGCGGCCTCTACAGCCTCTGGAGTCCCCGCCACCTCTGCCCCTGCAACTTCGTCCTCAGCCTCATCTGGACCTAACCAGTGTGTCATTTGCCTCCGGGTGCTGAGCTGTCCCCGAGCGCTGCGCCTGCATTACGGCCAACATGGAGGGGAGCGGCCCTTCAAATGCAAAGTGTGTGGCAGAGCTTTCTCTACCCGGGGCAATCTGCGTGCACATTTTGTGGGCCACAAGGCCAGTCCAGCTGCCCGGGCCCAAAACTCCTGTCCTATCTGCCAGAAGAAGTTCACCAATGCTGTCACTCTGCAGCAGCATGTTCGGATGCACCTGGGGGGCCAGATCCCCAACGGTGGGACCACGCTCCCTGAAGGCGGGGGAGCTGCCCAGGAGAATGGCTCTGAGCAATCTGCAGTCTCCGGGGCAGGGAGCTTCCCCCAGCAGCCGTCCCAGCAACCATCCCCAGAAGAGGAGCTATccgaagaggaggaagaggatgaagaagaagaggaagacgTGACTGATGAAGattccctggcagggagaggcTCTGAGAGTGGAGGTGAGAAGGCAATATCAGTGCGAGGTGATTCAGAAGAGGCCTCTGGGGCAGAAGACGAAGTGGGGACCGTGGCAGCAGCGGCCACAGCTGGGAAGGAGATGGACAGCAATGAGAAAGCAATTCACCAGCCTTCTCTGCCGCCaccgccactgccaccacccGACAGCCTGGATCAAACCCAGCCAATGGAGCAGGGAGGCAGTGATGTTGCAGGAGGTGCAGAGGAGGGGAGCAAACTGGAGAGGAGCTCCAGCCCAGCGTCAGCTCTGGTCCTGGAAGGGGAAGGCAGCAGTACCACTTTGGTGGATGAGCTGAGCATGCAGGAAGCGATGAGAAAGGAGCCGGGagagagcagcagcaggaaagcCTGTGAGGTGTGTGGCCAGACCTTTCCCACCCAGGCAGGTCTGGAGGAGCATCAGAAAGCCCACCCCAAGGAGGGGCCGCTCTTCACTTGTGTTTTCTGCAGGCAGGGCTTCCTTGAGCGGGCTACCCTCAAGAAGCATATGCTGCTGGCTCACCACCAGGTACAGCCCTTTGCCCCCCACGGCCCTCAGAATATTGCTGCTCTCTCCTTGGTTGCAGGCTGTTCACCCTCCATCACTTCCCCAGGGCTTCCTCCCTTTCCCCGGAAGGATGACCCCACAATCCCATGA